In one window of Deltaproteobacteria bacterium DNA:
- a CDS encoding M20/M25/M40 family metallo-hydrolase codes for MIRFKNGRLMVKIDHRFPAGKNPDLRLKYLKGILNQAVRKSGWKRHLEMERNNPAFFQPARSRLVDAIQASLQTIGKRGKPLTRPGCTEAGYLAKIADQVLTIGPGVSYGNAHQPNERVKVAELEEAVEFYRELIKRLCFY; via the coding sequence TTGATCCGCTTCAAAAACGGCCGGTTGATGGTGAAAATCGACCATCGATTTCCCGCGGGTAAAAACCCCGATTTGCGGTTAAAATACTTAAAGGGGATCCTTAATCAGGCGGTCCGAAAATCGGGATGGAAACGGCATCTGGAAATGGAGCGCAACAACCCGGCCTTTTTCCAACCGGCTCGAAGCCGTTTAGTCGACGCGATACAGGCGTCTTTGCAGACAATCGGCAAAAGGGGGAAACCCCTCACGCGCCCCGGTTGCACCGAGGCGGGGTATTTGGCCAAAATTGCCGATCAGGTGCTCACGATCGGCCCAGGGGTCTCGTATGGAAACGCGCATCAACCGAATGAACGGGTGAAGGTTGCCGAGTTGGAGGAAGCTGTGGAATTTTATCGTGAATTGATTAAACGACTTTGTTTTTATTGA
- a CDS encoding arginine N-succinyltransferase, with protein sequence MFLIRSVEKRDLKDILALSRQLDTVNLPPHARILKKMIERSEKSFAGRLKQEKAQYVFVLEDTLRKKVVGVSKIFARHGTPARPHVYFETAHEKVSSRTLGIKFKRKVYRFGADPLGFTEIGGLVLDRRYRRHPQKLGKQLSWARFLLMKAHPSWFKKRVIAELLPPFRAGGESSLWNHYGSKMTGLSYKKADILSFQNKEFILNLFPRNDLYFDLLPKEVQEDIEKTGPGSKGAEVLLRRIGFRYAGTIDPFDGGPHYRAPLKSIQVYRSARRLVCRSVASSVSGPKMMVLAEGKGKIRALVTRAKVRGKNLYLPQEAFDLLNAEEVYVVPFGSHG encoded by the coding sequence ATGTTTCTCATCCGAAGCGTCGAAAAAAGGGATTTAAAGGATATTCTGGCCTTGAGCCGCCAGCTGGACACGGTGAATCTGCCTCCCCATGCCCGGATTCTTAAAAAAATGATCGAGCGTTCGGAAAAAAGTTTTGCGGGAAGGTTGAAGCAGGAAAAGGCGCAGTATGTGTTTGTCCTTGAAGACACCTTGCGAAAAAAAGTTGTCGGTGTTTCAAAAATTTTTGCCCGGCACGGGACCCCCGCAAGGCCGCATGTCTATTTTGAAACGGCGCACGAAAAAGTCTCATCACGGACACTGGGGATCAAGTTCAAAAGAAAGGTCTACCGTTTTGGGGCTGATCCGCTCGGATTCACCGAAATTGGGGGGCTGGTGCTCGACCGGCGGTATCGCCGGCATCCGCAAAAACTGGGCAAACAATTATCCTGGGCGCGGTTTCTTTTGATGAAGGCGCATCCCTCCTGGTTCAAAAAGAGGGTGATTGCCGAGCTTTTGCCGCCCTTTCGAGCGGGCGGCGAGTCATCGCTCTGGAACCATTACGGATCTAAAATGACCGGGCTTTCCTACAAGAAGGCGGACATTTTGAGCTTTCAGAACAAGGAGTTTATCCTGAACCTCTTCCCGCGCAACGATTTGTACTTTGATCTTCTCCCCAAAGAAGTTCAGGAAGACATTGAAAAGACAGGCCCCGGCTCGAAGGGGGCTGAAGTTCTCCTCCGGCGGATCGGCTTTCGCTACGCAGGAACAATTGATCCCTTCGACGGCGGACCTCACTACCGGGCGCCGCTTAAGTCAATACAGGTTTATCGGTCCGCCCGGCGCCTGGTTTGCCGTAGTGTGGCGTCGTCTGTGTCGGGTCCGAAAATGATGGTCCTTGCGGAAGGCAAAGGAAAAATCCGGGCGCTGGTGACACGGGCGAAGGTGCGCGGAAAGAATTTGTATCTGCCGCAAGAGGCGTTTGATCTGTTGAATGCGGAGGAGGTTTATGTCGTCCCGTTTGGTTCTCATGGGTGA